From the genome of Perca fluviatilis chromosome 8, GENO_Pfluv_1.0, whole genome shotgun sequence:
TCCCTCTTCTGCTGCTCCCTCTTCATTCGCTCCAAATGTAAACTTTTGAGGTCTAATGGAGGTTGACACAGAGGCTCTATTTGGGGATTAGGGACTGCTTCTTCTTCCTGagcttcttcatcttcttcttgtCTTGGCTCCTCAGCTGGTGCTGACACCAGGGGCCTGGCGACAGTAATACACCTGTCTTTCCCCTCGCCTTTACTCTCATGCACGAGGCCCAGCTCCTCAGCAATCTGGTGGACCAGCAGGCGGTCATGAGAGTTAAACGATGGTGGGAACTGTAGTTCATTCTGATTTGAGGCCTTTAGAAAGCTCTCCACCTGCGCTCTGATCTCAGCATATCTGTTCTTCTTCTGCTCTTCCTCTGTCAGTGCGGTTATGCAGGACTTTGTGTTCTTCTCTGTACCAGCAGAATTTCCATTACTGCTGCTTACAGTGGActtcttttgttgttgcttgGCCCTGCTGGGAGGCTGATCTTTGACCTTCTGTTTGGTGGACGTGGAGCTGCTGGCAGACGTAGAAGTCTTTGTGTCTTTATGGTCGCGGGTGTAGTTTTGTGGCACGATGTCTCGGATGTACTCAAATGCTGTTCTGACCTCGCCAAACTCAGTCATGTGATTGATCAGGGACTTCAGGAAAGCATGATTCTGGACAGTCTGGGTGTCGCACACGACAGCGATGTGACGCCTCGCACGTGTAACAGCCACATTAATCCTTCTGTCCTCTGCCAGAAATCCAACTTCTCCTAAAATTAAAAGAATgaacaaatgaataaatgaatgctGCCAACATTCATGGTGTggcagaaacaaaaaaagagacctcagagcaaaagtaaaataaattacCCTTTCTGTTGGACCGAACTAATGACAACACCAcagcctctttctctctgccctGAAATCCATCCACTGACTTTATCTCCAGCTCCGGATGCCTCGCAGAAAGTTTCTGACGCAGAAGATCAACCTTAACAgagataaaaacataaaaacatcacatcaATGAGTTATTTTGAGACACTTTAGATTTCTATTTTAACAGTACATTTTttctaccctggaaatccagacaaATATCaatacaattatatatatatattagggatgcaccgaatataggcattttcggccgaaatacttttatcaccgaaacaatacggccgaaaatgttgtgatgacgcaaacaaaaaccgcgacctgcacgtgtgtcagtacccgatccgttccacctgcaaagcgtctcctaagcaaagaggttgagactgaccacggagtgaaaataatgaaaagtacgctcttagagtctgtcagcacacgtttcactgagatctattcagatcctctgcacttcatcgcgactgtacttgatccgcgttataaagaccattacttggatgcggaaataaagcagggcgcacgagaaatgatccaggccgcgatggatgcagagaacccgcgtggagactgagacggagcagcgcacggagcagcgcccagcgcaggaggagatcagagcgcagaaaaaaagacttgtctcgctgcaccagatgaggggcatgcaccctcgttgtctgatatgttcagtgaaatcctgcaagaaagtgcctgaaataataataataacaacaataggtaagctattctgttcttaggctactatatactgtatgtgactatcagattgtagccatatttctgctagatatttttttaattaaactttaatattaatttatacaattgcaatgccttgattttagtaaagatagtacacagtcatagtcataaatgcaatggtactaataattggcataatttctttcggtgtttcggttttcggtcttgggttcctcttttttcggttttcggccaagaattttcatttcagtgcatcactaatatatatattataatataatatataatatgaatttgctcagcaagtcactctggcattgagtaatgatgctcattatgCCCTTGTAGCTgtgctgcaccaatcacatcgttgtatctgatataggcgggccaaagtcgagctaaacagatgtttaatctaccagttagctcggCTGGTAGttaagcgtatggggctctggatacgtcaccccgtgtattgttgtgattggtcgtagtgttagccaattgcgtgcagtatgattttcaaatgcatgcttggtgccgcccctcgagttgggccattttcattactcaatgccagacccttaatctttcagatttgggtctggatttcccgGCTACAATTTTTCATTTTGGGGATATTATTTTCATGTGAAAGTGTAAATCTTGTATTCAAAATATATGGACACTTACCCTATGCAATATTGCTTTGACACAGTACAGTAGTAGCAGTTGAGTTAAGATCTATTTTACAGTTCCTCAAATCAATCAGTGACTTACTTGTAGATTGTACGGAGCAATAACAGCGATGTCTTTAGCCTTAACCCCAGCTTCAGTCAAGGCCTTTATGTGCAGTTCAACAATGTCTACCTCACCTGAGGATAAAGTAAACTTACGGTTAGATCCCACAACACCCTAACTGTAAtaaaatgattattattttttacaattaaaatgaCTAACCTTGATTGCCTTTGGACTGCTCATCTGTGACCTCCATCTCACTCAGACCACAGCCCGCAGTGTCGATAAGAAGAAGTGGCGTGCTGGTCTCTTCAACGCAGGCGACTTCTGGTAAATCTCTTTTGCATCAAAGACATCATTTTAACACTTTAATGAGTTATCATTCACTGAAATACAAAAGTGAGATACTTTCCATCATCAAGCTTGCACTCACTTTAACAAGTGTCTTTCTACAGAGCTGTGAGCGGTTAGTCTTCCCTGGTACATCTCTTTGGAGGCCCACTCCATGATGGCCCTGTGCATGCGGTACTGAACTGTTAGCATACGTACCACTGAGTCCCCATACATTTGGATGAGTCTCTCCATGAGACTGAGAGACAAGCCTTTTGATGCAGCCCTGTGGagcacaaaaagagaaaaatgtgcAGCAAACTTTCTGAAAACTTATTTCTCAATCAGCTTCTCAATTTGGCCGTCAAAGTCAAAGAGAACAAACATTTTCTGTCCTGATGAAGCAGATTAGCTGAGTTTCGGAGTGTTAAAGCTCAGAAAAAAACATCCCAACTTGTTATTTAAGAGCTAAACTCTGatggttacctcccctttctctgctttgcccacccagagaacttggcccacccatgagagagagacatcatggctttcaaactagCAAAgcggcagttggtcaaggccacacccccaccctccaccttgccccccctctctcctccttaatagctacagacacagaaatggcacatacttatggtgcgttctttttgtccaccgaagtcgttttacgagttgttttccggagttacgacccggaagttgcaaaaagaacgcccccgaggtcgtaattatgactcgtcaagtcgtctgaactcagaggaccccgagctcactttcaaagatggctacgtcgtgcatcacacgtactaaacattgtggttttctacagttttaagcacttttgtctttgttgtaaccaaatgaagaagtcgtacacatagcactgtatactgctacctataggcatgtcgctacagtcttattaggagttaaataccgcccgattagttattttgtagcttgtgcagcttagacgctcggttgctatatgacaacaacggctttaagccgagccatgagcagaaagcagagcagtagcctaacgttaacgttaatcaaaacgtaattttcatgcatcaaactgtgaaatatagttgtgtaatatgtcaataactgggtgaatagaatcctaaatgttactaaaaatgttacaaaaatccatcttttctccaactcgtagtattgtgtgacaaaaagaacgcaacaacccacgGTAACTCGTTTTCcgacatggatgtgacgtcacactcgagctactagttgcaattacaagacaaaaagaacgcaccataagtcaagctcattgtgggactggctctagtagctgtaattctgcaccaaggcagaatttcgggaaagagacttcagatacagtattaggggaccactaaggcctacataaaagcatccaaaaagcagcatgtcatgggaccttttaatgttATGACGAAATACTTCACAGATGTTTTCATGGGTTTTatagaaaatgttttaattgttgCCACAGGACAAATTATTTATCAAGAAATGCATTAAAACCTTACCTTTGTGATTTGATAGTAGGCGGTAACTGCTTGTAATCTCCAGCCAGAATGCACTTGCGCGCTCTGAGCAGGGCGATCCAGCAGCTGCTCTCCAGGGCCTGAGCACACTCGTCTATCACCACCCAATCAAAATGCCCTGCTGGCAGGAACTTCAGAGGGCCGTCACCAGAAGCACCTGCAGACACAGACAAGTGCTCTCTAATTGCCTTTTATCATCACTGCAAAGACTGAAGTACATTTTCTCCACTCGAGGCTAATACTGACCTGTGTTAGTTGATAACACAACATCCGCACTTTTTAGGATCTGGGCAATGGCTGTTGATTCCCTGGTTTTCAGCTCTTTTCTTAGCTCCCCtatttctcttttaaagttCACCCGGTCTCCTTTTTCACGCATCTTCTTTATTCCCTTctgagaaaaataataatatatatatatatatattccaaaCCGATCAAGATGTCACACATTCTATTAGGAGCACACCAGGGTTATTATAGTAAACTAAAACGAAAATAAgcagtgaaaaatatttttagtaaactaaaactaaataaaaactaacaccaagaaaatgtaaaactaaactgaaactatAGTGCCAGgttaaaaaactaataaaactgAATGTgaatcatttcagttttagcGATAATATACGACACAACTTTGTTAGTTTACACTAAAATTTGTTTTGCGTTTACGagcagaggcccgttccagaaagcaggtttagtgaaaactctgagtttgttaagcctgagatgagggaaactctgggttttctgtttcagaaagagaggtaacttaacctcagagtcagttactatggtaactgagcctgtgaacctaacctggtcgggagcaggttttcttcaagaaactgagaaaaaaagaactcaagtttttttttgaggaaactcatttcctcattcattcagtcagtcagtctgtatcaggcgcattttaatgaagtttgttatctgcatgaataaaaaaaacgtattggtttatgttaggcagattataaaacatttttttctcaaacatgtcatgtccttttgtcgacgatcccattgatgaaaaagctgtattaattcacagagagtttacgtcggtattgagtcctgactatagatgtattttcatttccacataaccaatttgagaggtattttttaaaatcacagtccattagatatgtagataccttatccgtcctcatatcactaacatcaaccatcgtggacaggctttaacatccacgcagattctttgtgtcgcattacgttttttgcagacggcagttttctttatttgtatGCAGAgctgtcagaaaagtgtgactcgctctgaaacgttttttaaacgtttttgtagtgttcactggacacaaaccagtgagagccattaaaaagaaataaatgattatacattatagttctgttaatgatcatggtgctgcagcctcagaatgggattagtactAGCTTACTTTTTCACCCGCatgattgcacctaaatgaaattataagtgtaaaacaattccagttttcaccagtaatattataagttaactgttattaaatatgacattaatacactgttaatgcttacgcattgactcaagcagcaattttctcccacaccaattctctgtcttgcttttttaacgaaatgcatgttcaaaccatagacagtaggttcaaactcgctgtatgtgcgcatgagtatttccgccgacccgtttgtttgtggttgttaccatggtgaatcgtagaatcatggctccattcatgctgcctttttatagtggttgtGCACGCACGTAAtcttgattgaaccaactcaaatcagctcttctggaaccgaaaactcagagtttcccatctcagggtaaatcaactcagacatcagggttacactcagagtttgttaaaaacctccttcctggaacggacccctgaTCCGCTCAAATATATCACAActacatatataaaaactaaacctttctgaaaaactgaaactaaactaCGATTAgcaaacacactctgaaaactaagttaaactaaaataaaataaaaactaattcaaAATTCAAAACTATAACCTATATAATAGGTTATAGTTATAACCTTggagcacacacactcaaatactTACAATTGCTTTATCCATGTCTTTACGGATGTCTGCGATGATGTTTGCATTTTCACTCTGAGCAAGGATGGCGTCTAGTGAATGTTTCTGTATGGACTCCAGCAGTCTGGCAGGGTGACCTAGCCTGAGGACCTTTGCCTTGCACCGGGCTAACCTCTCCACTAAATTATCCACAGCCACGTTAGAGGGAGCACAGCACAGGACCTGCCCAAACACAGAATCCAATTATGAAAAGTACTGCAACAATAAAAGACAATGACAGAACAGGGTAAATGTAACTGAATTTCTGCACCTTTTGGCCTTGTTTGACTGCTTGCAGGATGATCTCCACCACTGTGGTGGTTTTCCCAGTGCCTGGTGGTCCATGAATCACAGCCAGTTCTCTCTGAGACAGAGTAAAGGACACAGCTTCTCTCTGGGAATCATCCAGGTTTGAGTTAAAGAATTTAACTTCATCTGATCAAACATGATAGAATATCCAGAATTAGTCTGTGTATTGTATGATCCATGCTGATTTGCAAGTTTTTGAAATCAGTGTATGCTGCATAGTTGTGTAAAAGCTACCAACAAGCACAATTACATAGAACAACTAGTTTTTGATAATATTTTGCTTTGTGAAGCGCGACTTGCTTGGCTGCGATTGAGAAGAAGGTTTTGTGTCACCGAAGAGAACATTTATTAGATTGGCAGCTGGTCCATTGCTGTATCCATTTAATGTATTCAATGCACTGcaagcacaaaacacacagaaaataagTTGTTACACGGTTTCCTAACTCACTTGTAACTGTCTTATATTACACAATGTCACTCACTTTTTCATTCGTTTGTAGGTGACGTCATTTGCTAACTTTAAGAGGTTGTGAAGAGCATCTGTATCAAAGCTAAGGCCATCCTTTGAATCGTCAAAGGCCACACTTATAGAAGCTTGGCTGACCCTCGTCACTATTCCTGTGCCAATCTGTGAAGCTGCGGTGCATCCGCCAGTGTCATACAAGCCAACAATGTCCCCTGTAATAAAAGACATAAATGTCACATTAAGcaaaatatgaaacaaaagTAACAAAGAAACCCACAGATTAGATGGCTTATTCTTCCATCTCACCAGGTCCAAAGCTGTTGCTTGGCAGAGATGAGAAACCAAGATACTTTCTTGGCTCGAGGACGACGACTGTGCGACCATACAGGCCTGTGGACTGACTTCCTATCTGCAATTTCAGCAGGCATACTCCTTTATTTTGAAGATCCTTGAGAGAGATGTTCTCCTGCCATATCCTGAGGGCACAGAACAAATAATTTATAGTGACTGCTATCTACAACAAGACAAGGCAGGGAGATACTACCAAGTGCAATTATGGTAAGTGTAGGATCCCGTGTTTATGGAGCTTGACCCATaccaggtaaaaaaaacaaaataactgttGCTTTATTTTTGACCACTCTGTTTAAATCTGTCTCTtccaagtagggctgggtaccgaattcaatactttttaggcaccaacCAAATTGCCTCTGAAGTAttgagtattgaaaaatgccttgtcattcaatacccaatttcaatacctaaggagtaaatttCATGatcgtcagtgagccaataagcatgcagcatgcttctaccaagatctaataatgttggTGATTGGCTGTTTAGCGGTACACGTTGTAGAGACAcagctcacgtagtaggagctgaaaaataaataaaaagatttgtgacgtaatgttgtaatttatttttattttatagcgTTGGTATCAAAAAAGTAAGTAACGCAGTCTGGATGTTATTTTACGTACCTGGTCTCCTCTATTTcagcctccctctcctcctgtaGAAGCTCAAGCGTTTTTGAAACAAATTGTTCAATCGCCATCACTCACTAAAAAGACCCAAAAGATGACCAGTGTTACAGCACACAGATCCAAACCAACATATAAGTACTACTTCACTTAAGCTAAAGACAAACCAGAAGAGGTCCTACTTACTAACTACTGGTAACTTTTAATGCAATACAAATTCCAGGTCACATTTGATTGATAAAACGTATGTTGTAATTTATGGCTAGATTAGTTCTCCCATTAACGAGGGTGAATCTCAGCAGTGGTGGCATGTAACTGAATTTATTCAAGCACTATAGCTAGTATATTCATTTTATGCTACTAGTATATACTTCCACACCCACTAGCTGCATTTCAGAGGCACATATTGCACTGTTTactccattttatttatttgtaatacAAATTCATGGAGTGATTTTAAGTTGTAAACGTGCTGTACTACTAGAACATGAAATCTTGCATCCAATTACACTGAGTTATACATGTGGGTACATTTATGCTGATATATATTTGAACGTGTAACGTAGgcaagtaacattttgaattcaGGACTTTTAATTTAAGTGGAGTATTTTAttacaaataacaataaaaagcctgaataatttttttttaccactgaGTCGCACAGCCTCACATACATATTTCAATATTGTACGTCATGTTATTGGTAAATATATAACGTTACAGCCCCATGTTTTGCCTCTCATGCATTATCATTAGCTATATTCGATGGTTGTTAACATTACGGGTAATATATGAGGAACCACTAGCAGGGTTTAGCTTAGTATTATGTTAAAGCTTCATGAAGAGTTTTAATTTCCAGAAATGCTGAcatgttagcttgctaaccACACTGCACTCGAACTAGCTACTTAGCTACTTTAGCTGCAGTTAGCAAGCGAGAATGACACTCACCCGTCAATGTCAGTTATCTGGAGAGGCAGAGGTTGAACTTGAAACTTTCTTGCTAATATATTCTATAGCAttaaaccatagacagtatacaTTAAAccagtgtgtttgtttgactcatGTTGTCTTCTTTTATTGTGCTAGATTTTTAGCATTCTAGCTACACTGCCCCCTATCTGCTCAGAtgactaacgttaacgttactcttCGCTCACTCACacaaattttattttgaaaaacacacaACGCGGAAGTTACCCAGCTCCGTTGACGCGCAAGAAACACGTTGAGCTTATTGTCAATCAAACTGGCACAAACCGCCCGACAGTCAACACCAGGTTGTTTGTTataaattgtatattttagcattgTGAACGGGGCTGTTTTGGCCCGTTGTTCTGTGTGACTTCAAACCGCAGGAGGATATGCTGGTATTTTATCTACCAGATCTCAGTCAGGAAGGAAGTATACTTGCACTGCAAACCTGCAGACTCTGAGCTAACCTGTTTTACATGTAACTGCTTCATCACTCCTGTTCACTGCGTTTTTTGGAAATGAGAACGACATTATTCCTGCTGCATGCCATCTCATGCTGCTGGTTGGTCAGTGCCACTCTTTCAAAAACTGATGCAAAGAAATCGCCTAAAGCTGAGGCCGAGGTGAGTTAAACTTCCAGTCTGTACCTTGAAATGGGTGCGagctgtgtgtgctgtcacagGTCATACAGGTCCTCTAGTTTCCCTGGCATGTCTCTGGACTTACCTCCAGAATCAGGAAGAGGCCCTCATCATCGCCTGCCATATGTCAAGTCATGATCTGTCactgaaattgtttttttattcgaTCTCACTGTTTAGACATCTCCATCTGAGTTGTCTGTGTTGGAGAGAGGCCTCGTTGTGTCAGACCCGCCATGGAAAGACATAGTGAAGGAGGAAAAGAGACACTGGGCTCACATCAAGAAAACATTTCAAGGATCAGTGCTTGGATATGTCACACCTGTAAGTCACCAACATATCTCTACACATCCTTGCTGCTGTTTAACATTTGACAACACAGCATTAAAGGATAGGTTCAGATTATTTCAGGTCTGTCCTAATGCTACACTCATGCCCACTCTGCCCATATGCAGTGGCAGAAGCAGTGGCAAGTTTGTTTATACAGCACCATTCAGACACAataaggcaattcaaagtgctttacaggggAACagacatacattaaacataagatgtttaagaaaacattaacattggctttaatagacaataaaaacaaaaagcaaaagcaaGCAAACAAATGGTTACAGATTAAAAAGAAGTTATGTATCTAATTTATTGGAAAGCCGCAGTAAACAATAATGTTTTGAGTCCC
Proteins encoded in this window:
- the ighmbp2 gene encoding DNA-binding protein SMUBP-2 is translated as MAIEQFVSKTLELLQEEREAEIEETRIWQENISLKDLQNKGVCLLKLQIGSQSTGLYGRTVVVLEPRKYLGFSSLPSNSFGPGDIVGLYDTGGCTAASQIGTGIVTRVSQASISVAFDDSKDGLSFDTDALHNLLKLANDVTYKRMKNALNTLNGYSNGPAANLINVLFGDTKPSSQSQPNEVKFFNSNLDDSQREAVSFTLSQRELAVIHGPPGTGKTTTVVEIILQAVKQGQKVLCCAPSNVAVDNLVERLARCKAKVLRLGHPARLLESIQKHSLDAILAQSENANIIADIRKDMDKAIKGIKKMREKGDRVNFKREIGELRKELKTRESTAIAQILKSADVVLSTNTGASGDGPLKFLPAGHFDWVVIDECAQALESSCWIALLRARKCILAGDYKQLPPTIKSQRAASKGLSLSLMERLIQMYGDSVVRMLTVQYRMHRAIMEWASKEMYQGRLTAHSSVERHLLKDLPEVACVEETSTPLLLIDTAGCGLSEMEVTDEQSKGNQGEVDIVELHIKALTEAGVKAKDIAVIAPYNLQVDLLRQKLSARHPELEIKSVDGFQGREKEAVVLSLVRSNRKGEVGFLAEDRRINVAVTRARRHIAVVCDTQTVQNHAFLKSLINHMTEFGEVRTAFEYIRDIVPQNYTRDHKDTKTSTSASSSTSTKQKVKDQPPSRAKQQQKKSTVSSSNGNSAGTEKNTKSCITALTEEEQKKNRYAEIRAQVESFLKASNQNELQFPPSFNSHDRLLVHQIAEELGLVHESKGEGKDRCITVARPLVSAPAEEPRQEEDEEAQEEEAVPNPQIEPLCQPPLDLKSLHLERMKREQQKREENAQQKKQQNNVPPAKAQSLKKPKLAKGKSRMKAGACGIAAAAVPDDDFDTLINAVIKADSVCSFVKCKASVLTLGQLCLFCNRQYCLSHHIPEVHGCGDKAKSHARMRISKEGVLYAGSGKRDKSMDPSKKAYLQRKLDSKLKDMSSQRKPKKDKENES